A genomic stretch from Calidithermus timidus DSM 17022 includes:
- the lon gene encoding endopeptidase La has product MRLELPVIPLRSTVIPPHATAPVEVGRAKSKRAIEEALGADRLIFLVAQRDPEVDDPTPDDLYGIGTLGVVKQAMRLPDGTMQVMVEVRSRVQLLDYIAGPYLRARGEVQSEAPLRDETLGRVLVDEIKDAFDRYVAGHKSLRLDRYQLDNLRATSDPAVLADTITFHATWSVEEKQAVLEATDLEARLKKVLEFLTRDLERFEMDKRVSQRVKEQMDQNQREYYLREQMKAIQKELGGEDGLSDLEELRGKIEAAGMPEAVKQKALKELQRLERMQQGSPEATVARTYLDWLVEVPWTKADDEVLDINKTRAVLDEDHYGLQDVKERILEYLAVRQMTQGLEVRNKAPILVLVGPPGVGKTSLGRSIARSMNRQFYRISLGGVRDEAEIRGHRRTYIGALPGKIIQAMKQVGVINPVILLDEIDKMSADWRGDPASAMLEVLDPEQNSTFTDHYLDVQYDLSRVFFITTANTLQTIPRPLLDRMEVIEIPGYTNYEKHNIAKQFLLPRQIRESGMEGKLSVSDAAIDRVINEYTREAGVRNLERELGKIARKGAKNFLESPWEGQRLVDAPEVPAYLGIPKFRPDKAEKEPSVGTAQGLAWTPVGGTLLTIEAVAVPGSGKIVLTGSLGEVMKESAQAAFTYLRAHAQEWGLPEDFHNKYDVHVHVPEGATPKDGPSAGITMTTALASALSRRPVRMDIAMTGEITLRGKVLPIGGVKEKLLAAHQAGISKIIVPKENEAQLQDLPEEIRRGLEITLAEDVSEVLKTLLLPEPVMPVVQPGENRPQPGAGA; this is encoded by the coding sequence ATGCGTCTTGAATTGCCGGTCATTCCCTTGCGCTCGACGGTCATCCCGCCCCACGCCACCGCTCCGGTGGAGGTGGGTCGCGCGAAGTCCAAGCGAGCAATTGAGGAAGCCCTGGGGGCCGACCGGCTCATCTTCCTGGTGGCGCAGCGCGACCCCGAGGTGGATGATCCGACCCCCGACGATCTCTACGGCATCGGCACTTTGGGGGTGGTCAAGCAAGCCATGCGGCTGCCGGATGGCACGATGCAGGTCATGGTCGAGGTTCGCAGCCGGGTACAGCTGCTCGATTACATCGCCGGCCCCTACCTGCGCGCCCGTGGCGAGGTGCAAAGCGAAGCCCCCTTGCGCGACGAGACGTTGGGCCGGGTGCTGGTCGATGAGATCAAGGATGCCTTCGACCGCTATGTCGCCGGCCACAAGTCGCTGCGGCTGGACCGCTACCAACTCGATAACCTGCGGGCCACCAGCGACCCCGCGGTGCTGGCCGACACCATCACCTTCCACGCCACCTGGAGCGTGGAGGAAAAGCAGGCCGTGCTCGAGGCCACCGACCTCGAGGCCCGCCTGAAAAAAGTGCTGGAGTTCCTCACGCGCGACCTCGAACGCTTCGAAATGGACAAACGCGTCTCGCAGCGGGTCAAGGAGCAGATGGACCAGAACCAGCGCGAGTACTACCTGCGCGAGCAGATGAAGGCCATCCAGAAGGAGCTGGGCGGCGAGGACGGGCTAAGCGACCTCGAGGAGCTGCGCGGCAAGATCGAGGCCGCCGGGATGCCCGAGGCCGTCAAGCAGAAGGCCCTCAAGGAGTTGCAGCGCCTGGAGCGCATGCAGCAGGGTAGCCCCGAGGCCACCGTGGCCCGCACCTACCTCGACTGGCTGGTCGAGGTACCCTGGACCAAGGCCGACGACGAGGTGCTCGACATCAACAAGACCCGCGCCGTGCTCGACGAGGATCACTACGGCCTACAGGACGTGAAGGAGCGCATCCTGGAGTACCTGGCCGTGCGCCAGATGACTCAGGGGCTCGAGGTGCGCAACAAGGCCCCCATCCTCGTGCTCGTAGGGCCTCCCGGCGTGGGCAAAACCAGTCTGGGTCGCTCCATCGCCCGCAGCATGAACCGCCAGTTCTACCGCATCTCCCTGGGTGGCGTGCGCGACGAGGCCGAGATCCGCGGCCACCGCCGCACCTACATCGGGGCGCTACCCGGCAAGATCATCCAGGCCATGAAGCAAGTCGGGGTGATCAACCCGGTGATCCTCCTCGACGAGATCGACAAGATGAGCGCCGACTGGCGCGGTGACCCCGCCAGCGCCATGCTGGAGGTGCTCGACCCCGAGCAGAACAGCACCTTCACCGACCACTACCTCGACGTGCAGTACGACCTCTCCCGGGTCTTCTTCATCACCACCGCCAACACCCTCCAGACCATCCCGCGGCCCCTGCTCGACCGCATGGAGGTCATCGAGATTCCCGGTTACACCAATTACGAAAAGCACAACATCGCCAAGCAGTTCCTGCTACCACGCCAGATCCGAGAATCCGGGATGGAGGGCAAGCTCTCCGTCAGCGATGCCGCCATCGACCGGGTGATCAACGAGTACACCCGCGAGGCCGGGGTGCGCAACCTCGAGCGCGAGCTGGGTAAGATCGCCCGCAAGGGAGCCAAGAACTTCCTCGAGTCTCCCTGGGAGGGTCAGCGCCTGGTAGATGCCCCCGAGGTTCCCGCCTACCTTGGCATCCCCAAGTTCCGCCCCGACAAGGCCGAGAAGGAACCCAGCGTCGGCACCGCGCAGGGGCTGGCCTGGACTCCCGTGGGGGGTACGCTGCTCACCATCGAGGCCGTGGCCGTCCCCGGGAGCGGCAAAATCGTGCTCACCGGCTCGCTGGGCGAGGTGATGAAGGAGTCGGCTCAGGCCGCTTTTACCTACCTGCGGGCACACGCCCAGGAGTGGGGCCTGCCCGAGGACTTCCACAACAAGTACGACGTCCACGTGCACGTGCCCGAAGGAGCAACCCCCAAGGACGGCCCCAGCGCGGGCATCACCATGACCACCGCCCTCGCTTCGGCCCTCTCCCGCCGTCCTGTCCGTATGGACATCGCCATGACCGGCGAGATCACCCTACGCGGCAAGGTGCTGCCCATCGGTGGCGTCAAGGAGAAGCTGCTGGCGGCCCACCAAGCTGGCATCAGCAAGATCATCGTGCCCAAGGAAAACGAGGCCCAGCTTCAGGACCTCCCCGAGGAAATCCGGCGCGGGCTCGAGATCACCCTGGCCGAGGACGTGAGCGAGGTGCTCAAGACCCTCCTGCTCCCCGAACCCGTCATGCCCGTGGTGCAGCCCGGCGAGAACCGCCCCCAACCCGGCGCAGGCGCTTGA
- a CDS encoding NAD(P)-dependent oxidoreductase, producing the protein MNNRQIIRPEEVLAEYYPPLTDHEAAVEASRCLYCYDAPCTHACPTHIDIPKFIKKIASENVVGAARTILEANLMGATCARVCPVQELCEGACVLNAEEKPIMIGRLQRYATDYVYERGIDVFKPGPPTGKRVAVIGAGPAGLTCAGELAKLGHSVTVFEKRELPGGLSTYGIIVLREPVEVALAEVEMVKRLGVEVKTGMELGANLSFEQIRREYDAVFLSVGLGAVPALGIPGEEHIVDGLSYIEASKMNPQGLEVGQNVVVIGAGNTAIDCATVAKRLGAERVTMVYRRTDAEMTAYPHEYEFAKKEGIEFRFLTQPVRVIVEGGKVRGLECVRMELGAPDASGRPAPVPVPGSEFVLMADQVVKAIGQEKPALAQMLGLATERGYIKVSDDFETSLPGVYAGGDCVRSWGSASTVMAVEDGKLAAFAIHRKLVPLRAAADD; encoded by the coding sequence GTGAACAATCGCCAGATCATTCGGCCTGAGGAGGTGTTGGCGGAGTACTACCCGCCACTCACCGACCACGAGGCAGCCGTGGAAGCCAGCCGCTGCCTTTACTGCTACGACGCGCCCTGTACCCATGCCTGCCCCACCCACATCGACATCCCCAAGTTCATCAAGAAAATCGCCAGCGAGAACGTGGTGGGCGCGGCTCGTACCATCCTCGAGGCCAACCTCATGGGCGCGACGTGCGCCCGGGTGTGCCCGGTGCAGGAGCTGTGCGAGGGCGCGTGCGTGCTCAACGCCGAGGAGAAGCCCATCATGATCGGGCGTTTGCAGCGCTACGCCACCGATTACGTCTACGAGCGGGGCATCGACGTCTTCAAGCCCGGCCCCCCCACTGGCAAGAGGGTGGCGGTGATCGGGGCGGGGCCCGCTGGCCTGACCTGTGCGGGCGAGCTGGCCAAGCTGGGCCACAGCGTCACGGTCTTCGAGAAGCGCGAGCTGCCCGGGGGGCTCTCGACCTACGGCATCATCGTGCTGCGCGAGCCGGTGGAGGTGGCGCTGGCCGAGGTGGAGATGGTCAAGCGGCTGGGGGTGGAGGTGAAGACCGGCATGGAGCTGGGAGCCAACCTCTCCTTCGAGCAGATCCGCCGCGAGTACGACGCGGTCTTCCTGAGCGTGGGGCTGGGCGCGGTGCCTGCGCTGGGCATCCCCGGTGAGGAGCACATCGTCGACGGCCTGAGCTACATCGAGGCCAGCAAGATGAACCCGCAGGGCCTCGAGGTGGGCCAGAACGTGGTGGTCATCGGCGCGGGCAACACCGCCATCGACTGCGCCACCGTCGCCAAGCGGCTGGGGGCCGAGCGCGTGACCATGGTCTACCGCCGCACCGACGCCGAGATGACCGCCTACCCCCACGAGTACGAGTTTGCCAAGAAGGAGGGTATCGAGTTTCGCTTCCTCACCCAGCCGGTGCGCGTGATCGTCGAGGGCGGGAAGGTGAGGGGGCTCGAGTGCGTGCGGATGGAGCTGGGCGCGCCCGACGCCTCGGGTCGTCCCGCACCAGTACCCGTGCCTGGCTCCGAGTTCGTGCTGATGGCCGACCAAGTGGTCAAGGCCATTGGGCAGGAGAAGCCCGCCCTGGCCCAGATGCTGGGGCTGGCGACCGAGCGGGGCTACATCAAGGTGAGCGACGACTTCGAGACCAGCCTCCCCGGCGTGTATGCGGGTGGCGACTGCGTGCGCTCGTGGGGCTCGGCCTCGACGGTGATGGCTGTGGAGGACGGTAAGCTGGCGGCCTTCGCCATCCACCGCAAGCTGGTGCCGCTGCGCGCGGCGGCGGATGATTGA